Proteins encoded in a region of the Sparus aurata chromosome 6, fSpaAur1.1, whole genome shotgun sequence genome:
- the tacc1 gene encoding transforming acidic coiled-coil-containing protein 1 isoform X4 — protein MSWLSPVSWAKWTWTAVRGGEGEEDEDGLETSEEREQRGERGDEEEREEEERSQGCSSDSEGHFGTPEAATPVHTPPTFPGELENNNADLDKTDVDREEHLIVTAPVWDQDILNSPTMGQDEPAVPMGGPLKVNIQTLEAEQTESLPEDLGSVPVPASSPVKDTFEVSESTAASCEPSQAPVPILLPDPVLEQAPASVPAPIPEPIPEAKSVQNIETAVSPALELPEQKPVAEPEPQCNGLDPTEPPQKTKTGKSKPPSLTVKAALDDLVQTNEEQELPVPKATYKFDPDQLDDSFNPFISGGSKIPNSPPPCGSSSLPRLEPLGASLPVYEASSAPPADEETIESLSKAKPVVLEFGLDEGTVSKPPPRKLGGKKTISKLAAKKQKSKGSAASSKPAPEPTDSQPVLEPLSQPVSEQVSQPVSEPDSQPAPEPVSDPLLETALPGSDSTAPLNLDDVPIPKTGTYNFDPNQWDDPNFNPFGSNNKTSGSPVLPKSSYSFDPDNFDDSVDPFKPSKALSTEESSSSAPQPEKKVKEVGKQKAGQPAGEKKVRQIPKKSKERSAVNSCKLQKYDESQSLVLDVCNQEEDEVVVQTPEITQRVHHATDEEKLASTGIMGQTSDGQEEIGEPECNKAPAKKQQTKDIPVIDEVPETKIADELEEKDICSLKEEIVSQSEISISQTTKVTSSEAPDFAALSQDNIPLSEMDKAAVLTLIREEIITKEIEVNEWKRKYEESRVEVMEMRKIVAEYEKTVAQMIEDEQQQKTLSCSKSVRQLTIERDQAIADLNSVERSFADLFRRYENMKGVLEGFKKNEEVLKKCAQDYLMRIKQEEQRYQTLKVHAEEKLDKANEEIAQVRAKATAEGVALNASLRKEQMKVDSLERAVLQKNQEIEELTKICDELIAKLGTE, from the exons ATGTCTTGGCTGTCACCCGTGTCATGGGCCAAATGGACGTGGACGGCAGTtcgaggaggagagggagaggaggatgaggatgggTTGGAGACCAGCGAGGAGAGGGAGCAacgtggagagagaggagatgaagaggagagggaggaggaggagagatctCAAGGCTGCAG CTCTGACTCAGAGGGTCATTTTGGCACACCCGAAGCTGCAACTCCTGTCCACACCCCTCCCACCTTCCCAGGAGAGCTGGAGAACAACAACGCTGATCTAGACAAAACAG atGTGGATAGAGAGGAGCACCTGATAGTGACTGCTCCTGTTTGGGATCAGGATATTTTGAACAGCCCCACCATGGGTCAGGACGAGCCTGCAGTGCCCATGGGTGGCCCACTGAAAGTAAACATCCAGACCCTGGAAGCCGAACAAACAGAGAGTCTTCCAGAAGATCTGGGCTCTGTGCCTGTCCCTGCTTCATCCCCAGTGAAGGATACGTTTGAAGTGTCTGAAAGCACAGCGGCATCCTGTGAGCCATCCCAAGCCCCAGTCCCCATCCTACTTCCAGATCCTGTCCTGGAACAGGCTCCAGCTTCTGTTCCAGCTCCAATACCAGAACCAATACCAGAGGCAAAATCAGTCCAGAACATTGAAACTGCAGTCAGCCCAGCTCTGGAGCTTCCTGAGCAGAAACCTGTTGCTGAGCCAGAACCACAGTGCAATGGTCTCGACCCGACCGAGCCCCCTCAAAAGACTAAAACTGGCAAGTCAAAGCCTCCATCTCTGACAGTGAAGGCCGCGCTGGACGATCTTGTCCAAACAAATGAAGAACAAGAACTTCCTGTTCCCAAGGCCACTTACAAATTTGACCCTGACCAGCTGGATGACAGCTTTAACCCCTTTATCAGCGGCGGATCCAAAATCCCAAACTCTCCACCACCTTGTGGTTCAAGCTCTCTCCCCAGACTCGAACCCCTGGGCGCCTCATTGCCTGTCTATGAGGCCAGCTCAGCACCTCCAGCAGATGAGGAGACGATTGAGTCGTTATCAAAGGCGAAGCCTGTGGTGCTTGAGTTCGGTCTGGATGAAGGGACAGTCAGCAAACCACCTCCCAGGAAATTAGGTGGTAAAAAGACAATCAGCAAACTCGCAGCTAAGAAGCAGAAGTCCAAAGGATCAGCGGCCTCTAGCAAACCAGCACCAGAACCCACAGACTCACAACCAGTGTTAGAACCACTTTCTCAACCAGTGTCAGAACAAGTTTCACAACCAGTGTCAGAACCAGATTCTCAACCAGCACCGGAACCAGTTTCTGATCCTCTTCTAGAAACTGCTTTGCCAGGATCAGACTCTACTGCACCTCTGAACCTTGATGATGTTCCTATTCCTAAGACGGGAACATATAACTTTGATCCCAATCAGTGGGACGATCCCAACTTCAATCCATTTGGTAGCAATAACAAAACGAGCGGCTCTCCAGTGCTTCCTAAGAGCTCGTACAGTTTTGATCCAGACAATTTTGATGACTCTGTGGACCCTTTTAAACCCTCCAAAGCCCTGAGCACAGAGGAATCCTCCAGTAGCGCCCCTCAGCCagagaaaaaagtaaaagaagtgGGCAAACAGAAAGCAGGACAACCGGCGGGTGAGAAGAAAGTGAGGCAGATTCCCAAGAAGAGCAAAGAGAGGTCAGCCGT GAATTCCTGTAAACTTCAGAAGTACGATGAGAGCCAGTCATTGGTGCTTGACGTGTGCAATCAG gaggaggatgaggtggtGGTTCAGACACCAGAGATCACTCAGCGAGTTCATCACGCCACTGACGAGGAGAAGCTTGCCTCCACCGGCATTATGGGCCAGACATCAGACGGCCAGGAGGAGATAGGAGAACCTGAATGCAATAAAGCACCTGCGAAAAAACAGCAAACCAAGGATATACCTGTTATAGATG AAGTTCCTGAGACCAAGATTGCAGATGAACTGGAGGAGAAGGACATCTGCAGTTTAAAAGAGGAAATA GTTTCACAGAGTGAGATATCCATCAGCCAAACAACAAAGGTGACCAGCAGTGAGGCCCCAGACTTTGCAGCACTGTCCCAGGACAACATCCCACTGAGTGAGATGGACAAGGCCGCAGTACTCACCCTGATCAGAGAAGAG ATCATCACTAAAGAGATTGAGGTCAATGAGTGGAAGAGGAAGTACGAGGAGAGCAGAGTTGAGGTTATGGAGATGAG GAAAATAGTGGCAGAATATGAGAAAACAGTTGCACAGATGATTG AggacgagcagcagcagaagacccTGTCCTGTAGTAAGTCAGTCAGGCAGTTGACCATAGAGAGGGATCAGGCCATAGCCGACCTCAACTCTGTAGAGCGCTCCTTTGCAGACCTCTTCAGGAGgtatgagaacatgaagggagtCCTGGAGGGCTTCAAGAAG AATGAGGAGGTGCTGAAGAAGTGTGCGCAGGACTACCTGATGCGGATCAAGCAGGAAGAGCAGCGATACCAAACCCTCAAAGTGCACGCTGAGGAGAAACTGGACAA GGCTAATGAAGAGATAGCACAGGTACGTGCCAAAGCCACCGCTGAGGGTGTCGCACTAAATGCCAGCCTGAGGAAGGAGCAGATGAAGGTGGATTCACTTGAGAGAGCTGTCCTTCAGAAG aaTCAAGAGATCGAGGAGCTCACAAAGATCTGCGATGAACTGATCGCCAAACTGGGAACAGAATAA
- the tacc1 gene encoding transforming acidic coiled-coil-containing protein 1 isoform X1 — MSWLSPVSWAKWTWTAVRGGEGEEDEDGLETSEEREQRGERGDEEEREEEERSQGCSSDSEGHFGTPEAATPVHTPPTFPGELENNNADLDKTDVDREEHLIVTAPVWDQDILNSPTMGQDEPAVPMGGPLKVNIQTLEAEQTESLPEDLGSVPVPASSPVKDTFEVSESTAASCEPSQAPVPILLPDPVLEQAPASVPAPIPEPIPEAKSVQNIETAVSPALELPEQKPVAEPEPQCNGLDPTEPPQKTKTGKSKPPSLTVKAALDDLVQTNEEQELPVPKATYKFDPDQLDDSFNPFISGGSKIPNSPPPCGSSSLPRLEPLGASLPVYEASSAPPADEETIESLSKAKPVVLEFGLDEGTVSKPPPRKLGGKKTISKLAAKKQKSKGSAASSKPAPEPTDSQPVLEPLSQPVSEQVSQPVSEPDSQPAPEPVSDPLLETALPGSDSTAPLNLDDVPIPKTGTYNFDPNQWDDPNFNPFGSNNKTSGSPVLPKSSYSFDPDNFDDSVDPFKPSKALSTEESSSSAPQPEKKVKEVGKQKAGQPAGEKKVRQIPKKSKESPRKSEQVKFLCFLLNSCKLQKYDESQSLVLDVCNQEEDEVVVQTPEITQRVHHATDEEKLASTGIMGQTSDGQEEIGEPECNKAPAKKQQTKDIPVIDEVPETKIADELEEKDICSLKEEIVSQSEISISQTTKVTSSEAPDFAALSQDNIPLSEMDKAAVLTLIREEIITKEIEVNEWKRKYEESRVEVMEMRKIVAEYEKTVAQMIEDEQQQKTLSCSKSVRQLTIERDQAIADLNSVERSFADLFRRYENMKGVLEGFKKNEEVLKKCAQDYLMRIKQEEQRYQTLKVHAEEKLDKANEEIAQVRAKATAEGVALNASLRKEQMKVDSLERAVLQKNQEIEELTKICDELIAKLGTE, encoded by the exons ATGTCTTGGCTGTCACCCGTGTCATGGGCCAAATGGACGTGGACGGCAGTtcgaggaggagagggagaggaggatgaggatgggTTGGAGACCAGCGAGGAGAGGGAGCAacgtggagagagaggagatgaagaggagagggaggaggaggagagatctCAAGGCTGCAG CTCTGACTCAGAGGGTCATTTTGGCACACCCGAAGCTGCAACTCCTGTCCACACCCCTCCCACCTTCCCAGGAGAGCTGGAGAACAACAACGCTGATCTAGACAAAACAG atGTGGATAGAGAGGAGCACCTGATAGTGACTGCTCCTGTTTGGGATCAGGATATTTTGAACAGCCCCACCATGGGTCAGGACGAGCCTGCAGTGCCCATGGGTGGCCCACTGAAAGTAAACATCCAGACCCTGGAAGCCGAACAAACAGAGAGTCTTCCAGAAGATCTGGGCTCTGTGCCTGTCCCTGCTTCATCCCCAGTGAAGGATACGTTTGAAGTGTCTGAAAGCACAGCGGCATCCTGTGAGCCATCCCAAGCCCCAGTCCCCATCCTACTTCCAGATCCTGTCCTGGAACAGGCTCCAGCTTCTGTTCCAGCTCCAATACCAGAACCAATACCAGAGGCAAAATCAGTCCAGAACATTGAAACTGCAGTCAGCCCAGCTCTGGAGCTTCCTGAGCAGAAACCTGTTGCTGAGCCAGAACCACAGTGCAATGGTCTCGACCCGACCGAGCCCCCTCAAAAGACTAAAACTGGCAAGTCAAAGCCTCCATCTCTGACAGTGAAGGCCGCGCTGGACGATCTTGTCCAAACAAATGAAGAACAAGAACTTCCTGTTCCCAAGGCCACTTACAAATTTGACCCTGACCAGCTGGATGACAGCTTTAACCCCTTTATCAGCGGCGGATCCAAAATCCCAAACTCTCCACCACCTTGTGGTTCAAGCTCTCTCCCCAGACTCGAACCCCTGGGCGCCTCATTGCCTGTCTATGAGGCCAGCTCAGCACCTCCAGCAGATGAGGAGACGATTGAGTCGTTATCAAAGGCGAAGCCTGTGGTGCTTGAGTTCGGTCTGGATGAAGGGACAGTCAGCAAACCACCTCCCAGGAAATTAGGTGGTAAAAAGACAATCAGCAAACTCGCAGCTAAGAAGCAGAAGTCCAAAGGATCAGCGGCCTCTAGCAAACCAGCACCAGAACCCACAGACTCACAACCAGTGTTAGAACCACTTTCTCAACCAGTGTCAGAACAAGTTTCACAACCAGTGTCAGAACCAGATTCTCAACCAGCACCGGAACCAGTTTCTGATCCTCTTCTAGAAACTGCTTTGCCAGGATCAGACTCTACTGCACCTCTGAACCTTGATGATGTTCCTATTCCTAAGACGGGAACATATAACTTTGATCCCAATCAGTGGGACGATCCCAACTTCAATCCATTTGGTAGCAATAACAAAACGAGCGGCTCTCCAGTGCTTCCTAAGAGCTCGTACAGTTTTGATCCAGACAATTTTGATGACTCTGTGGACCCTTTTAAACCCTCCAAAGCCCTGAGCACAGAGGAATCCTCCAGTAGCGCCCCTCAGCCagagaaaaaagtaaaagaagtgGGCAAACAGAAAGCAGGACAACCGGCGGGTGAGAAGAAAGTGAGGCAGATTCCCAAGAAGAGCAAAGAGAG CCCCAGGAAGTCTGAGCAAGTCaagtttctctgttttctgtt GAATTCCTGTAAACTTCAGAAGTACGATGAGAGCCAGTCATTGGTGCTTGACGTGTGCAATCAG gaggaggatgaggtggtGGTTCAGACACCAGAGATCACTCAGCGAGTTCATCACGCCACTGACGAGGAGAAGCTTGCCTCCACCGGCATTATGGGCCAGACATCAGACGGCCAGGAGGAGATAGGAGAACCTGAATGCAATAAAGCACCTGCGAAAAAACAGCAAACCAAGGATATACCTGTTATAGATG AAGTTCCTGAGACCAAGATTGCAGATGAACTGGAGGAGAAGGACATCTGCAGTTTAAAAGAGGAAATA GTTTCACAGAGTGAGATATCCATCAGCCAAACAACAAAGGTGACCAGCAGTGAGGCCCCAGACTTTGCAGCACTGTCCCAGGACAACATCCCACTGAGTGAGATGGACAAGGCCGCAGTACTCACCCTGATCAGAGAAGAG ATCATCACTAAAGAGATTGAGGTCAATGAGTGGAAGAGGAAGTACGAGGAGAGCAGAGTTGAGGTTATGGAGATGAG GAAAATAGTGGCAGAATATGAGAAAACAGTTGCACAGATGATTG AggacgagcagcagcagaagacccTGTCCTGTAGTAAGTCAGTCAGGCAGTTGACCATAGAGAGGGATCAGGCCATAGCCGACCTCAACTCTGTAGAGCGCTCCTTTGCAGACCTCTTCAGGAGgtatgagaacatgaagggagtCCTGGAGGGCTTCAAGAAG AATGAGGAGGTGCTGAAGAAGTGTGCGCAGGACTACCTGATGCGGATCAAGCAGGAAGAGCAGCGATACCAAACCCTCAAAGTGCACGCTGAGGAGAAACTGGACAA GGCTAATGAAGAGATAGCACAGGTACGTGCCAAAGCCACCGCTGAGGGTGTCGCACTAAATGCCAGCCTGAGGAAGGAGCAGATGAAGGTGGATTCACTTGAGAGAGCTGTCCTTCAGAAG aaTCAAGAGATCGAGGAGCTCACAAAGATCTGCGATGAACTGATCGCCAAACTGGGAACAGAATAA
- the tacc1 gene encoding transforming acidic coiled-coil-containing protein 1 isoform X3, whose amino-acid sequence MSWLSPVSWAKWTWTAVRGGEGEEDEDGLETSEEREQRGERGDEEEREEEERSQGCSSDSEGHFGTPEAATPVHTPPTFPGELENNNADLDKTDVDREEHLIVTAPVWDQDILNSPTMGQDEPAVPMGGPLKVNIQTLEAEQTESLPEDLGSVPVPASSPVKDTFEVSESTAASCEPSQAPVPILLPDPVLEQAPASVPAPIPEPIPEAKSVQNIETAVSPALELPEQKPVAEPEPQCNGLDPTEPPQKTKTGKSKPPSLTVKAALDDLVQTNEEQELPVPKATYKFDPDQLDDSFNPFISGGSKIPNSPPPCGSSSLPRLEPLGASLPVYEASSAPPADEETIESLSKAKPVVLEFGLDEGTVSKPPPRKLGGKKTISKLAAKKQKSKGSAASSKPAPEPTDSQPVLEPLSQPVSEQVSQPVSEPDSQPAPEPVSDPLLETALPGSDSTAPLNLDDVPIPKTGTYNFDPNQWDDPNFNPFGSNNKTSGSPVLPKSSYSFDPDNFDDSVDPFKPSKALSTEESSSSAPQPEKKVKEVGKQKAGQPAGEKKVRQIPKKSKESPRKSEQVKFLCFLLNSCKLQKYDESQSLVLDVCNQEEDEVVVQTPEITQRVHHATDEEKLASTGIMGQTSDGQEEIGEPECNKAPAKKQQTKDIPVIDEVPETKIADELEEKDICSLKEEISEISISQTTKVTSSEAPDFAALSQDNIPLSEMDKAAVLTLIREEIITKEIEVNEWKRKYEESRVEVMEMRKIVAEYEKTVAQMIEDEQQQKTLSCSKSVRQLTIERDQAIADLNSVERSFADLFRRYENMKGVLEGFKKNEEVLKKCAQDYLMRIKQEEQRYQTLKVHAEEKLDKANEEIAQVRAKATAEGVALNASLRKEQMKVDSLERAVLQKNQEIEELTKICDELIAKLGTE is encoded by the exons ATGTCTTGGCTGTCACCCGTGTCATGGGCCAAATGGACGTGGACGGCAGTtcgaggaggagagggagaggaggatgaggatgggTTGGAGACCAGCGAGGAGAGGGAGCAacgtggagagagaggagatgaagaggagagggaggaggaggagagatctCAAGGCTGCAG CTCTGACTCAGAGGGTCATTTTGGCACACCCGAAGCTGCAACTCCTGTCCACACCCCTCCCACCTTCCCAGGAGAGCTGGAGAACAACAACGCTGATCTAGACAAAACAG atGTGGATAGAGAGGAGCACCTGATAGTGACTGCTCCTGTTTGGGATCAGGATATTTTGAACAGCCCCACCATGGGTCAGGACGAGCCTGCAGTGCCCATGGGTGGCCCACTGAAAGTAAACATCCAGACCCTGGAAGCCGAACAAACAGAGAGTCTTCCAGAAGATCTGGGCTCTGTGCCTGTCCCTGCTTCATCCCCAGTGAAGGATACGTTTGAAGTGTCTGAAAGCACAGCGGCATCCTGTGAGCCATCCCAAGCCCCAGTCCCCATCCTACTTCCAGATCCTGTCCTGGAACAGGCTCCAGCTTCTGTTCCAGCTCCAATACCAGAACCAATACCAGAGGCAAAATCAGTCCAGAACATTGAAACTGCAGTCAGCCCAGCTCTGGAGCTTCCTGAGCAGAAACCTGTTGCTGAGCCAGAACCACAGTGCAATGGTCTCGACCCGACCGAGCCCCCTCAAAAGACTAAAACTGGCAAGTCAAAGCCTCCATCTCTGACAGTGAAGGCCGCGCTGGACGATCTTGTCCAAACAAATGAAGAACAAGAACTTCCTGTTCCCAAGGCCACTTACAAATTTGACCCTGACCAGCTGGATGACAGCTTTAACCCCTTTATCAGCGGCGGATCCAAAATCCCAAACTCTCCACCACCTTGTGGTTCAAGCTCTCTCCCCAGACTCGAACCCCTGGGCGCCTCATTGCCTGTCTATGAGGCCAGCTCAGCACCTCCAGCAGATGAGGAGACGATTGAGTCGTTATCAAAGGCGAAGCCTGTGGTGCTTGAGTTCGGTCTGGATGAAGGGACAGTCAGCAAACCACCTCCCAGGAAATTAGGTGGTAAAAAGACAATCAGCAAACTCGCAGCTAAGAAGCAGAAGTCCAAAGGATCAGCGGCCTCTAGCAAACCAGCACCAGAACCCACAGACTCACAACCAGTGTTAGAACCACTTTCTCAACCAGTGTCAGAACAAGTTTCACAACCAGTGTCAGAACCAGATTCTCAACCAGCACCGGAACCAGTTTCTGATCCTCTTCTAGAAACTGCTTTGCCAGGATCAGACTCTACTGCACCTCTGAACCTTGATGATGTTCCTATTCCTAAGACGGGAACATATAACTTTGATCCCAATCAGTGGGACGATCCCAACTTCAATCCATTTGGTAGCAATAACAAAACGAGCGGCTCTCCAGTGCTTCCTAAGAGCTCGTACAGTTTTGATCCAGACAATTTTGATGACTCTGTGGACCCTTTTAAACCCTCCAAAGCCCTGAGCACAGAGGAATCCTCCAGTAGCGCCCCTCAGCCagagaaaaaagtaaaagaagtgGGCAAACAGAAAGCAGGACAACCGGCGGGTGAGAAGAAAGTGAGGCAGATTCCCAAGAAGAGCAAAGAGAG CCCCAGGAAGTCTGAGCAAGTCaagtttctctgttttctgtt GAATTCCTGTAAACTTCAGAAGTACGATGAGAGCCAGTCATTGGTGCTTGACGTGTGCAATCAG gaggaggatgaggtggtGGTTCAGACACCAGAGATCACTCAGCGAGTTCATCACGCCACTGACGAGGAGAAGCTTGCCTCCACCGGCATTATGGGCCAGACATCAGACGGCCAGGAGGAGATAGGAGAACCTGAATGCAATAAAGCACCTGCGAAAAAACAGCAAACCAAGGATATACCTGTTATAGATG AAGTTCCTGAGACCAAGATTGCAGATGAACTGGAGGAGAAGGACATCTGCAGTTTAAAAGAGGAAATA AGTGAGATATCCATCAGCCAAACAACAAAGGTGACCAGCAGTGAGGCCCCAGACTTTGCAGCACTGTCCCAGGACAACATCCCACTGAGTGAGATGGACAAGGCCGCAGTACTCACCCTGATCAGAGAAGAG ATCATCACTAAAGAGATTGAGGTCAATGAGTGGAAGAGGAAGTACGAGGAGAGCAGAGTTGAGGTTATGGAGATGAG GAAAATAGTGGCAGAATATGAGAAAACAGTTGCACAGATGATTG AggacgagcagcagcagaagacccTGTCCTGTAGTAAGTCAGTCAGGCAGTTGACCATAGAGAGGGATCAGGCCATAGCCGACCTCAACTCTGTAGAGCGCTCCTTTGCAGACCTCTTCAGGAGgtatgagaacatgaagggagtCCTGGAGGGCTTCAAGAAG AATGAGGAGGTGCTGAAGAAGTGTGCGCAGGACTACCTGATGCGGATCAAGCAGGAAGAGCAGCGATACCAAACCCTCAAAGTGCACGCTGAGGAGAAACTGGACAA GGCTAATGAAGAGATAGCACAGGTACGTGCCAAAGCCACCGCTGAGGGTGTCGCACTAAATGCCAGCCTGAGGAAGGAGCAGATGAAGGTGGATTCACTTGAGAGAGCTGTCCTTCAGAAG aaTCAAGAGATCGAGGAGCTCACAAAGATCTGCGATGAACTGATCGCCAAACTGGGAACAGAATAA
- the tacc1 gene encoding transforming acidic coiled-coil-containing protein 1 isoform X5 — MSWLSPVSWAKWTWTAVRGGEGEEDEDGLETSEEREQRGERGDEEEREEEERSQGCSSDSEGHFGTPEAATPVHTPPTFPGELENNNADLDKTDVDREEHLIVTAPVWDQDILNSPTMGQDEPAVPMGGPLKVNIQTLEAEQTESLPEDLGSVPVPASSPVKDTFEVSESTAASCEPSQAPVPILLPDPVLEQAPASVPAPIPEPIPEAKSVQNIETAVSPALELPEQKPVAEPEPQCNGLDPTEPPQKTKTGKSKPPSLTVKAALDDLVQTNEEQELPVPKATYKFDPDQLDDSFNPFISGGSKIPNSPPPCGSSSLPRLEPLGASLPVYEASSAPPADEETIESLSKAKPVVLEFGLDEGTVSKPPPRKLGGKKTISKLAAKKQKSKGSAASSKPAPEPTDSQPVLEPLSQPVSEQVSQPVSEPDSQPAPEPVSDPLLETALPGSDSTAPLNLDDVPIPKTGTYNFDPNQWDDPNFNPFGSNNKTSGSPVLPKSSYSFDPDNFDDSVDPFKPSKALSTEESSSSAPQPEKKVKEVGKQKAGQPAGEKKVRQIPKKSKERNSCKLQKYDESQSLVLDVCNQEEDEVVVQTPEITQRVHHATDEEKLASTGIMGQTSDGQEEIGEPECNKAPAKKQQTKDIPVIDEVPETKIADELEEKDICSLKEEIVSQSEISISQTTKVTSSEAPDFAALSQDNIPLSEMDKAAVLTLIREEIITKEIEVNEWKRKYEESRVEVMEMRKIVAEYEKTVAQMIEDEQQQKTLSCSKSVRQLTIERDQAIADLNSVERSFADLFRRYENMKGVLEGFKKNEEVLKKCAQDYLMRIKQEEQRYQTLKVHAEEKLDKANEEIAQVRAKATAEGVALNASLRKEQMKVDSLERAVLQKNQEIEELTKICDELIAKLGTE; from the exons ATGTCTTGGCTGTCACCCGTGTCATGGGCCAAATGGACGTGGACGGCAGTtcgaggaggagagggagaggaggatgaggatgggTTGGAGACCAGCGAGGAGAGGGAGCAacgtggagagagaggagatgaagaggagagggaggaggaggagagatctCAAGGCTGCAG CTCTGACTCAGAGGGTCATTTTGGCACACCCGAAGCTGCAACTCCTGTCCACACCCCTCCCACCTTCCCAGGAGAGCTGGAGAACAACAACGCTGATCTAGACAAAACAG atGTGGATAGAGAGGAGCACCTGATAGTGACTGCTCCTGTTTGGGATCAGGATATTTTGAACAGCCCCACCATGGGTCAGGACGAGCCTGCAGTGCCCATGGGTGGCCCACTGAAAGTAAACATCCAGACCCTGGAAGCCGAACAAACAGAGAGTCTTCCAGAAGATCTGGGCTCTGTGCCTGTCCCTGCTTCATCCCCAGTGAAGGATACGTTTGAAGTGTCTGAAAGCACAGCGGCATCCTGTGAGCCATCCCAAGCCCCAGTCCCCATCCTACTTCCAGATCCTGTCCTGGAACAGGCTCCAGCTTCTGTTCCAGCTCCAATACCAGAACCAATACCAGAGGCAAAATCAGTCCAGAACATTGAAACTGCAGTCAGCCCAGCTCTGGAGCTTCCTGAGCAGAAACCTGTTGCTGAGCCAGAACCACAGTGCAATGGTCTCGACCCGACCGAGCCCCCTCAAAAGACTAAAACTGGCAAGTCAAAGCCTCCATCTCTGACAGTGAAGGCCGCGCTGGACGATCTTGTCCAAACAAATGAAGAACAAGAACTTCCTGTTCCCAAGGCCACTTACAAATTTGACCCTGACCAGCTGGATGACAGCTTTAACCCCTTTATCAGCGGCGGATCCAAAATCCCAAACTCTCCACCACCTTGTGGTTCAAGCTCTCTCCCCAGACTCGAACCCCTGGGCGCCTCATTGCCTGTCTATGAGGCCAGCTCAGCACCTCCAGCAGATGAGGAGACGATTGAGTCGTTATCAAAGGCGAAGCCTGTGGTGCTTGAGTTCGGTCTGGATGAAGGGACAGTCAGCAAACCACCTCCCAGGAAATTAGGTGGTAAAAAGACAATCAGCAAACTCGCAGCTAAGAAGCAGAAGTCCAAAGGATCAGCGGCCTCTAGCAAACCAGCACCAGAACCCACAGACTCACAACCAGTGTTAGAACCACTTTCTCAACCAGTGTCAGAACAAGTTTCACAACCAGTGTCAGAACCAGATTCTCAACCAGCACCGGAACCAGTTTCTGATCCTCTTCTAGAAACTGCTTTGCCAGGATCAGACTCTACTGCACCTCTGAACCTTGATGATGTTCCTATTCCTAAGACGGGAACATATAACTTTGATCCCAATCAGTGGGACGATCCCAACTTCAATCCATTTGGTAGCAATAACAAAACGAGCGGCTCTCCAGTGCTTCCTAAGAGCTCGTACAGTTTTGATCCAGACAATTTTGATGACTCTGTGGACCCTTTTAAACCCTCCAAAGCCCTGAGCACAGAGGAATCCTCCAGTAGCGCCCCTCAGCCagagaaaaaagtaaaagaagtgGGCAAACAGAAAGCAGGACAACCGGCGGGTGAGAAGAAAGTGAGGCAGATTCCCAAGAAGAGCAAAGAGAG GAATTCCTGTAAACTTCAGAAGTACGATGAGAGCCAGTCATTGGTGCTTGACGTGTGCAATCAG gaggaggatgaggtggtGGTTCAGACACCAGAGATCACTCAGCGAGTTCATCACGCCACTGACGAGGAGAAGCTTGCCTCCACCGGCATTATGGGCCAGACATCAGACGGCCAGGAGGAGATAGGAGAACCTGAATGCAATAAAGCACCTGCGAAAAAACAGCAAACCAAGGATATACCTGTTATAGATG AAGTTCCTGAGACCAAGATTGCAGATGAACTGGAGGAGAAGGACATCTGCAGTTTAAAAGAGGAAATA GTTTCACAGAGTGAGATATCCATCAGCCAAACAACAAAGGTGACCAGCAGTGAGGCCCCAGACTTTGCAGCACTGTCCCAGGACAACATCCCACTGAGTGAGATGGACAAGGCCGCAGTACTCACCCTGATCAGAGAAGAG ATCATCACTAAAGAGATTGAGGTCAATGAGTGGAAGAGGAAGTACGAGGAGAGCAGAGTTGAGGTTATGGAGATGAG GAAAATAGTGGCAGAATATGAGAAAACAGTTGCACAGATGATTG AggacgagcagcagcagaagacccTGTCCTGTAGTAAGTCAGTCAGGCAGTTGACCATAGAGAGGGATCAGGCCATAGCCGACCTCAACTCTGTAGAGCGCTCCTTTGCAGACCTCTTCAGGAGgtatgagaacatgaagggagtCCTGGAGGGCTTCAAGAAG AATGAGGAGGTGCTGAAGAAGTGTGCGCAGGACTACCTGATGCGGATCAAGCAGGAAGAGCAGCGATACCAAACCCTCAAAGTGCACGCTGAGGAGAAACTGGACAA GGCTAATGAAGAGATAGCACAGGTACGTGCCAAAGCCACCGCTGAGGGTGTCGCACTAAATGCCAGCCTGAGGAAGGAGCAGATGAAGGTGGATTCACTTGAGAGAGCTGTCCTTCAGAAG aaTCAAGAGATCGAGGAGCTCACAAAGATCTGCGATGAACTGATCGCCAAACTGGGAACAGAATAA